In Candidatus Dadabacteria bacterium, the genomic window CTCTTGCGGCGATGTTGATTTTGAATGTAGTTAATGATATTTTCTCCCAATGACTCACCGAAAACTTGGCTATGAGTTCAAAGACCCCTCTCTGCTTGAAACGGCGCTTACCCACAGTTCATATGCAAACGAGTTTTCATGTCCCAGCAACGAGAGACTTGAGTTTCTTGGAGACGCGCTACTTGGATGCATGGTTAGTGTACTGCTTTACGAAAAACACCCTTCATACACCGAGGGAGATCTCTCAAAAATCAGAGGTCAGGTGGTAAGCGGTGCGAATTTTGCAAAGTACGCCGAGATGCTAGGACTGGGAGAGCAAATAAGGCTAGGAAAGGGAGAAGAAAGCACCGGGGGCAGGGAAAGGGAGTCAAACAACGCAAATGCCTTTGAGGCACTTATAGGAGTGCTGTATCTTGATGCGGGCTACGAGAAAACTTTCGAGGTTGTATCTCGACTGTTTCAAGACGCTGTTGAGGAAGACGATTTTCCCCATGACAGCAAGACGCAGCTTCAGGAAGTTTCCCAGAGCGTCTTCGGAAAGACGCCCGAGTACAGGGTTCTGAGTGAAGAAGGTCCCCAGCATGAAAGGACTTTCACAGTGGAGGTCAGAATTTCTTCCGACCTGGCGGGTACGGGCAAGGGCAGAAGCAAGAGACAGTCCGAGCAGTCCGCGGCGCGCGATGCGCTCAGGAAGCTTGGATATTAGGTCTTAACTTCTTTCTATTCCTAGGTCATTTATCTTTTTTGACAGGGTGTTTCTGTTTATCCCCAGTATTGCTGCCGCCTGTTTCATGTTTCCGTCAGTTTTTGCGAGAATGGTCTTGATTAACTGTTTTTCAACTTTCCCGATTACTTGCTCGTGGATGTTCTGCAGGGATAAGTCCGAATTTTCTACCATCATGTGAACAAGCTCTTCGGTTTTCCTCTCTGTCGTTTCCGTTTCTCCGTAGCCGGTTTGCGAATCGATGGCTTCTTTTGTCTCCTCACCGCTTACTATGCTGTCGGGAGTTAAAACCAGAAGACGTTTTATAGTGTTTTCAAGTTCTCGTACGTTTCCGGGCCAACTGTGGTTGATTAGTAGCTGCTTCGCTTCGGGGGAGAGCACCTTTTTCTCGGTGCCGAATTCAGTAGAGTATTTATTCAAAAAGTGTCGAACCAGTTCCTTTATATCCTCTTTTCTTTTCCTGAGAGGGGGTAGGTTTATGCTTATGACGTTTAGCCTGTAAAACAGGTCCTCTCTGAAAGAGCCTTCCGTGACAGCATCTCTTAGGTTTTTATTTGTGCTTGCGATTATTCTGGGGTCAACGGAGACCGGTTTTTCACTGCCGAGCCTGTAGATCTGTTTTTCCTCAATGGCTCTTAGGAGCTTTGACTGCAGGTCGGTTGAAAGTTCCCCTATTTCGTCTATGTGAAGGGTTCCGCCGTCGGCTTCTTCAAATCTTCCCTTCTTCAAGGTGGTGGCGCCGGTGAATGCCCCTTTTTCGTATCCGAACAGTTCACTTTCGATAAGTTCCTTGGGGATCGCGGATATATTTACGGATACCAGTCTTTTCTTTCTTCTCGGACTGTTATAATGGATGGCTCTTGCGATAAGCTCTTTCCCGGTACCGCTTTCTCCCGTTATCAGCACGGTGATGTTTTTGGAGGCGGTGCGACCGATAAGCTTGTATACGTTCAGCATGTCGGGTGAACTGCCGACTATTTCTTCGAACGAAATATTCTCCTCGGGATCCTGAGACAGCCTTATTTTTCTCTCGGCTTCGTAGTTCTTTATGGCCCGCTCGGCAAAGAGTTTTACCTCTTCGAGGTCAAACGGCTTGGTCAGATAATCATAGGCCCCGAGCTGTATTGAATCTATAGCGTTGCTGACGGTATTCTGCGCGGTAATGAATATTATGGGCGAGTCAATTTCTCTGTTTCTGAGCTGGTTGAGAACTTCAAACCCGTTCATATCCGGCATGTTTATGTCAAGAAGAATCAGGGAGTATGCATCCTCGCATGCTTTTCGCACGGCGTCCTTTCCGTTTTCGGCACACTCGACTTCAAAGCCCGATTTCTTAAGGGATGTCTCGAGTATCCACCTGATGTCCTCTTCGTCGTCGGCTATTAGGATACGATTTTTCATGATTTGGTTTCTCCAGCCGCCAAGTCAGCGATTGCGTTACCTGTTCCCAAAAAGCTGATAATTTCTAGCTCGCCGGGAGTTGTATCTTGAATTCGGAGCCCGTTCCTTCTTCACTCTCCGCGGTAATTATTCCTCCGTATTTGGCTATTACTTGGCTCGATATGAAAAGACCAAGCCCTGTTCCTTTCCTTTTGCTCGAGAAAAACGGGGTAAATATTTTTTTCAGGTCTTTTTTCTGTATTCCTGTTCCGTTGTCTTTTACCGATATCAGGACCGTGTGTTTATTGCGTATCTTGTAATCCGTGACCCACTTGGTGCTGACCGTTATCTGCCCTTTGTTCTTTATCGAACTCACCGCGTTTTGGATAATGTTTATGAACGCCTGTTTCAGGGAGTTGTAGTCTCCTGGTATGGGAGGAATGGTAATGTCGAGCTTGTGCTTGAATTCTATGTTTTTATGAAGATTCGATTCGAGAAATATTATGTCAATCAGAATTTCATTTATATCTACCGACATCAGATGCTGCGTTGATACCGATGACGGTTTCACGAGTCTGTCAACCAAGTCTCTAAGTCTTTCCGTTTCCTTTATTATTATCTTCGAACACCGGTTTTTCTCCGTTTTTGACAGCGTGCCGCTTAGAAGTTGTGCAGCTCCCTTTATGCCGCTCAGGGGATTTCTTATTTCGTGAGCAAGTCCCCTTACAAGGGTTTCGTAATTTTCTTCGAGTCTGCAGTTCCTGCTGATGATGGACATCATGTTCATTTTTTCAGTGTTTCTTATCTGGATTACAAGTCCGTTCATCCCGCCGTCGCTTCCGTGTATCGGAGATACAGTGCATTCCACGTTGATCGAAGAGTTGCGGGATATGCGGAAAAGCAGATCGTTTTCTTGCACGACCCTTTCTTCTTTTACCGCCCTTGAGCAGAGGTTGGTTATTTCTTCCGACAGAAATTTTGATATATGATTTCCGATTGTCTTTTGCCTTGAGATATTGAGTATGGTCTCAGACGGCTCGTTAACGGAAATTATATTAAGATCCCTGTCAGCTACTATAACCCCCTCGGGAAGTGAATCCAGAAGATCCCTGTAGAACATAGCATGTTCCTGCGGTTCTGTGTCCGTAAGCATTTTTCTCGCTACCGCTGATTCTCTCATATTTCTTCGATCCTTATGAAAATCGCGTCGGCTACAGATGTCATGGATTTCCTTATCCTATCAAGAGCTTTCCTGAGACTTTTCTCCCCCGACTCGTGGGTCATTATTATGATAGGAACCTCCCCGCCGTTTGTTTCCCTTGTCTGCTGAATTATGGACTCTATGCTTATTCCGCACTTCCCGAGAATCGTGGTTATTTTCCCGAGCGTGCCGGGCTTGTCCTCGACTTGAAATCTAAGGTAGTAGCGGCCCGTAAGACCGTCGGTGCTAACAAGAGCCCTGCGTCCTGCATCTTCCGCGTAAAGCATGGGAGGGGCGGGCTGCGAACCGTTTTGGGCGGTTTTTGCGATTGAAACCAAATCGCCCACAACGGCGCTTGCCGTCGGGAGCATCCCGGCTCCCATTCCATATAACATTGTCGGACCTACCTTGTCTCCCACGATATGGATTGCGTTAAACGCGTCTTTTACATCGGCAAGCTGAGTGTTTTTTCTTATAAGGGCCGGATAAACTCCAGCCTGTATGCCCGAGTCGGTTGACTTGGCTATGGCAAGCAGTTTGATCTTGTAGCCGAGCTGTTCGGCGAAGCTTATATCGATTGAAGAGATGCTTCTTATTCCCTCGACGTATATGTTCTCGAATTTCGGAAAGAATCCGTAGGCAAGCATTATCAGAATCGACAGCTTGTGCGCGGCGTCAATGCCGTCTATGTCAAACGAGGGGTCGGCTTCTGCGTATCCCTCTTTCTGGGCACGCTGCAGCATTTCGTCAAACCCTTTTTTCTGCTCCGACATGTTGTGGAGTATGTAGTTGCACGTCCCGTTCATTATTCCGTGTATGGAGAGGATGTTGTTTGCCACATAGCTCTCATGTGCCGCCTTGATTATAGGTATTCCTCCTCCGACGCTTGCTTCAAACGCCACATGAACCCCGTTTGCGGCCGCTTCCCTGAATATTTCACCCCCGTGGTGAGCCAGAAGGGCCTTGTTTGCGGTTACGACGTTTTTTCCGTTTCGTATCGCGGCCAAGACCAGTTCGCGCGCTGCCGTAGTTCCGCCGATAAGCTCGATTATTATCGAGATGCTCTCGTCGTCTATGAGTTCGCGTGCCTCGGTGGTAAAAAGTTTCCTAGGGATTTTTACCGGGCGTTTTCTCTTTATGTCGATATCGGCTACTTTCTTGATTCTGAGCCTTATCCCGGTCCTTTTTTCTATTATGTCTTTGTTTTCGCTTATTGTTTTATAAACCCCGCAACCTATGGTTCCGGCGCCTATAAGACCTATATCTACGGAATTCATCCAACAATCTCCTTTTTCTTAATGCACAAAAAGAAAATTATACATAATCCGCTTTACAATAAAGAGGGGCCGCTGTCTTGGAGCGGAGGTTTGACAGTCATGTTTCCTGAAATAGACTAATTACTCCTGTTCTTCGTGGGGCCGTAGCTCAGTCCGGGAGAGCGCATGAATCGCACTCATGAGGTCGCGGGTTCGACTCCCGTCGGCTCCACCATTCTTTCAGGGTTTGACATGCGCTTGCCTTGAAACTAGATTTATAATCCTGTTTTATGCGGGGCCGTAGCTCAGTTGGGAGAGCGCATGAATGGCATTCATGAGGTCGCGGGTTCGACTCCCGTCGGCTCCACCACCCCTCATACTATGAGCCGGGAATTAGAATATTCCTTTGGAAAAACTATTTTTTTCTCCCCGTCCTGCCATTGGGTTACCAGCATCCCGTGTCCCATCTGCCGCAGGGTCTCGGGATCAATACGGAAATCCCCGTAAAAAGTCGTGAACCGAGAGCGCAGGGCCTCGCACAGAAGCGTCTGTTCGTCCGTTTCGCCTGTTCTCTCGATGAGTTTCTCGATTATAAGCCCCATATTGTAGGACTGTGCGGCCGTGTAGTCGGGCGTGTATCCGTAAGCGCGGGCAAACCTGTCTGAAAACTCCTTGGGGCTCGGGCCGAAATCCGGGGATAAAGAAAGCGTTGGTTCCCACTGGCTTGTCGAGACAAAACCGTCTGCTTCCCGCCCGAGACGTTTGTCAAACTCGTTTACCGCCGCCGCAAGCGTCGCCACTACCCCGAAGTCAAGGTCTGAGTTCTTCCGTACCCACTTGGCGAGATTTATGTCGTCTTCCATTCCTCCGCAGCAGAGCACGCAGGAAGCGCTACGGCTTTTTGGGCGGGCAAGTATGGTGGAGAAGTCTTCTGTGCCGGAGGGAAAGTCATAAACGGCTGCCGAAATACCCAGTTTCTCCGCGCGAAGCAGAGCCCCTTCGCACACGGTCTGGGAAAAGCGGCTTCCAGCGAGACGCAAAACGAAGAGCTCCACAGCTTGGCTATAGCAGTCGTGGATCATATCCACGACCGCTTGGAAGTAAGAAGATGCCCCGGTTATCGCGCTTACCGTTTTGCCCCGGGCGCGAGAAGGAATATCGTCAAGCGACCCACCGTAATTCCACACTACTCTTTGGGCGCTCTCTGCAGTTTCAACGCACGCAAGGGTGAGGCTGCTTGAATATGGCCCAAGTAGTATGTCTACTCTGTCTTTTTCTATAAGGCGGAGGGTGTTCTCCTTTGTTTTTTCGGGGATACTCTCATCGTCATAGAAGACGAGTTCCGGAACTAGGGATTTTCCATCCTGCGTCTCTATTCCGCCTCTAGAGCGCAGTTCCTCAGTAAAAAGTTTTATTCCCCGGAGGCTTTCCCTGCCTTGGACCGCGTGGCGTCCTGAGAGCGTTGCGGAAAGGCCGATTTTAAAGGAGTCCATTTCGAATCAGAGCAGGGTTTTTACCGCCTCTTCAATTCTGTTTAAGCCCTCTTCTATGTTTTCCATGGATGTTGCGTAGGATATCCTGAGGTAGTTTTCTTTTCCGAAGGCTATGCCAGGAACGACGGCTACTTTCGCCTCTTCGAGAAGGAATTCGGTAAACGAAATGGACCCGTCAATTCTCTTGTTTCCGTATGCTTTCCCCACGAAACCGCTTATGCTCGGGAACACGTAGAACGCTCCCATGGGGTTAAAACAGGTAAATCCCGGGATTTCGTTCAGCCTTTTTACTATGAAGTTCTTCCTTCTCTCAAATTCCCTTGCCCTTTTGCCTAGCAGCTCCTGCGGTCCTCTAAGCGCCTCAAGGGCTGCCATCTGCGAGATTGAAGAGGGGTTTGAGGTTGACTGGCCTTGTAGCTTTGCCATCGCGCTTATTACTCTTTTGTCTCCGGCGGCGTATCCTATGCGCCATCCGGTCATTGAGTAGGATTTGGATACTCCGTTTACGAGTACAGTGGATTTTTTAGCCTTGTCGCTAAGAGAGCAGACAGATACATGTTCAGTATCTGCGTAGATTATTTTTTCGTATATTTCATCTGAAATTATAATCAGGTCGGCGTCCAAGGCTACTTTTACTATCTCTTCAAGTTCCCCGCGCGAATAAGTGGTTCCCGTTGGGTTCGAAGGATAGTTAAGAATAAGGGCCCGCGTCCTTTCGTTTATCTCTGCCTGAAGCTGCTCCGGGGTGATTTTGAAAAGTCCTTGCTCGTCTGTGTCCATGATCACCGGAGTCGCGCCCGTAAGCGCCACTTGCTCGGGATAGGAAACCCAGTAGGGAGCCGGAATTATGACTTCGTCTCCGGATTCGAAAAGTGCTTGGGTGATGTTGTATATCGAGTGTTTTGCCCCGCAGGAAACCAGTATTTCGTCCCTTGAGTACTCAAGGCTGTGATCTTTTTTCAAAGACGCCGCTATAGCGTCTTTGAGCTCGTCGATTCCACCCACGGCAGTGTATTTCGTAAAACCGCTTTTAATCGCGGCCACGCCTTCTTTTTTCACGTTCTCCGGGGTGTCGAAATCGGGTTCCCCCGCCCCGAACCCTATGATGTCAACTCCTTGGGCGCGAAGCGACTTGGCTTTTGCCGTTATAGTCAGAGTTGCAGAAGGCTTCAGATTGCTGACCCTTTCTGAAAGTCTCACTTTATCATTTCCTCCGTTCCCCGGTCGGGCGAAGTTTTTCAATCAGTTTTTCCTCAACCACTGCCGGCACAAAATCCTTTGCGGAACCTCCCAGGGAAATGATTTCCTTTATCAGGGAGGAGCTTATGTGAGAGAATTGGCTTTCAGTTACCATAAACAGTGTTTCCACTTCTTCGTTCATAAGCTTGTTTGCGGTGGCCATCTGAAGTTCGTATTCAAAGTCCGAATGACATCTCATTCCGCGCAATATAGTGTTTGTTTCCTTTTCTCTTATGTAGTCGGCCAGCAACCCCTCGAAGCTTTCAACCTCGACGTTGGGGAAATCCTTGGTCACCTCGGCGATCAGAGATACTCTTTCTTCGGTCGAGAGCGTCGTTTTCTTTGAAGTATTGTGTCCGACCGAAATTATTATTTTTTCGAATATTCCCGCGGCCCGGGTAATTATGTTAAGGTGCCCGTTTGTAAAAGGGTCGAAGGAACCCGGATAGATTACAATTTTGCCGTTCAATCTAGCCTCCTTAGAAAACTTACGGAGGTACCTCCGTATTTTTTGGTTCTCACGTCAAGTCCTTCAGAATTAATAACGTTTCTGGATGGATGTTCAATAACCATTACTCCCTTCTCTCCTACGACGCTTCGTATATCGCGGGCAAGCTCATAAGGCTCCGTCTTTTCGTAAAGCTCATATGGGGGATCGACGAAAACAACATCAAACCCGCAATTTTCCGCACTTAACATACTCAATGCTTTTCTGAAATCAAAATTGAGTATTCTCGATCGTTCCGTGTATCCCAAGGAACGCAGATTCTGGGCGATTATTCCCGCTGTGCCGGGGTTTTTCTCAACGAAGACACAAAATGCGGCTCCCAGACTCAGAGCCTCGATTCCCAGGTTCCCCGAGCCCGAGAAAAGATCAAGCACCCTTGTTCCCGCCACTTCGGGACCCAGTATGTCGAAAATGGATTTTTTTATTCTGGATGCCGTGGGTCTAAGCGATTTTCCCCTTGGGACTTTCAGTTTTTTGCCCTTGGATTGTCCCGTAAGTATGCGCATGTCGATTATTTCAACTCTTTCGTCAAGATCGGATTTACTCCCCGTTTTGCTCTGGAATTCATGGATTTATTCATGTAAAATATCATTCTAACCGGTTTATTTCACAACCATTCTTTTTCTTTTCTCCGGAGGGCTTTTTCAGGAATGGACACTTCATCCAGAGTGCAGACTGTAAACATTGAAGATGAGATGAAGGAGTCCTATCTCAGCTACTCAATGAGCGTGATAGTCGGAAGGGCTCTTCCCGACGTACGCGACGGACTCAAGCCCGTTCACAGGAGAATTCTATACGGAATGAACGAGGTCGGAAACGTTTGGAATCGGCCCTACAAGAAATCCGCCAGAGTGGTGGGGGATGTCATGGGTAAATACCACCCTCACGGAGACTCGGCGATCTACGACTCCCTTGTCCGGATGGCCCAGGATTTTTCCATGAGAATTCCGCTTGTCGACGGGCAGGGTAACTTCGGTTCCGTTGACGGGGACAGTCCGGCGGCCATGCGCTACACGGAAGTAAGGCTCTCAAGAATCTCTTCAGAGATGCTTGAGGATCTTGATAAGGAAACAGTCGAGTTTTATCCGAACTACGACGGGGGAGAACTTGAACCAAGCGTGCTGCCGACCAAGGTGCCCAATCTGCTTCTAAACGGTTCTTCGGGAATCGCGGTGGGTATGTCGACCAATATTCCTCCTCATAACCTTGGGGAGCTTCTCGACGCCGTGGTGGCGCAGATACAAGATCCCCAAATCACTGTGGATAGGCTGCTTGAGATCATGCCTGGACCGGATTTTCCCACGGGCGGTTTCGTAAGCGGTAGGGATGACATCCGCACCGCCTACGCCACCGGTCGCGGAATAGTCAGGATGAGGGCTAGGGTTCGCATAGAGAAGCAGAAAAAAGGAGACAGGGAAGTGATAATCGTTACCGAGCTCCCCTACCAGGTTAACAAGGCACGGTTGGCCCAGAAAATCGCAGAGCTTGTGAGAGAGGAGAAAATAAAGGGTATCTCCGACATAAGGGATGAGTCCGACAGAGAGGGTATAAGACTTGTTATCGACGTGAAAAGCGGAGAACACGCCCAAGTGGTTCTAAATCAGCTCTACAAGCATACGCAGATGTACACTTCTTTCGGCATCATAATGCTCGCGCTTGTGAGAAACCAGCCGAAGGTCCTTAGCTTAAAAGAACTCCTTGCCCACTTCGTAGAGCACAGAAAAGAGGTAATTACCCGCAGAACCCAGTACGAGCTTCGAAAGGCCGAGGAACGCCTCCACATCCTCGAGGGGTTCAAGATCGCTCTTGATAATCTGGATGAAATTGTTGAGCTCATAAAAGGTTCTGAGAGCCCTGCGGCCGCGAAAGCGGGTCTTGTGCGGACATTTACGCTTTCTGAGCGCCAAGCCCAGGCCATTCTGGAGATGCGCCTTCAGAGACTTACGGCGCTTGAGAGGGACAAGATACTTGAAGAAAGACGTGAGCTTATCGCAACCGTTGCGAGGCTCAAAGAAATACTAGGGAGTGAAAAGCTCATACTCGATCTCGCGGTAGAGGAACTCACAGAGCTCAGGGAGAAATTTGGAGACGCGAGGAGAACTGAGATAGTAGAGGACGTTGGGGAGATATCCATCGAGGATCTTATAACCGACGAGGAGATGGTGGTTACCACCACCTACGGGGGTTACATAAAGAGCATCCCGCTTAGCGTTTACAGGAACCAGAGAAGAGGCGGACGTGGAAGAACCGGAATGAGTACTAGGGACACAGATTTCGTTAACGATTTGTTCACGGCATCGAGGCATAACAGCATTCTGTTTTTCTCAAGCCTCGGGAGATGCTACTGGCTCAAGGTCTACCAGATTCCCGAGGCCTCTCCCACCGCGCGGGGAAGGGCGATGGTGAACCTGCTTAATCTTGATAAGGGAGAGAAAGTGGCGGCCGTGCTGCCCGTAAAGGACTTTGCCGAGGACGTCTCAATAGTCATGGCGACTCGAAACGGAATCGTTAAGAAAACGAAGCTGAGAGCGTATTCAAATCCCCGCGTAGGAGGGATAAAAGCCCTTAACATACTTGAGGGAGATGAACTTGTGGGAGCGGCGCTTGCGTCAGAGGACGACGAGGTGCTCCTTACTTCAAGGAACGGCCAGGCGATTAGGTTCAAAGGCACGGACGTCAGGAACATGGGCAGGGTGTCGACAGGTGTTAAAGGCATAAGGCTCAGAGAAGGTGACGAGGTGGTGAGTCTTGAGGTCATAAGGAACCAGAACGCGCAGATACTTACCATAACCGAAATGGGCTACGGCAAGTGCACCCTAATCTCGGAGTACAGGATTACGAAAAGGGGAGGGGTGGGGGTGAAGACCGTCAACATAACCGAGCGAAATGGAAGAGTGGTCGGGGGGTTCCAGGTGGATGATGATACGGAGATAATGCTCATAAGTAATCAGGGCGGCAAGATTATAAGAACGAGCGTTTCCGAGATACGTAACACGGGCCGAGCCGCCCAAGGGGTGAAGGTCATAAATCTTGAGCCCGAGGAGCTTGTAGCCGCGGTTGCGAAAGTCGCGGAGGGAGACTGATGATAAAGGAAGTCGAAAACGTGCTCTCCGGTTTTCCAGGCTATAACTGCTTTGCGTGCGGTCCGCACAATGAGCACGGACTTCGCCTTAAGTTCTTTCATGATCAGGAAACCGACGAGGTTTTCACTACCATTTCTGCCGAGGAGCATTTCTGCGGCTGGCCGGGGATAGTGCACGGGGGAGTTCAGTGCGCCCTTGTCGACGAGGTTTCTTTCTGGGCCATGTTCAATGAAACCCGCAAGATTGCCTTTACGGCGAAAATAGACATTACTTACATGAAGAAGGTTCCAAGCGGCACAATGCTTGACGTGAGAGCCAAGATAAAGGAGATCAGGGGAAGAAGAGTTGAAGTCGATTCGGTCATAAGGGATGAGGACGGAACGGAGCTCGCAAGTGCCGCCGTTACCTACGTGTTCCCCCGAAAGGAAACCCTGCGCCAGATACTGGGCCCTGAGCTTCTGAGCGAAGAATTCTTACAATACGTGAGGGATTAGATGATAAGACTGTATGAGCACCCGCTTTCTGGGAACGCCTATAAGGCAAAGCTTCTTCTGCACCAGCTTTCGGTCGAATACGAAGGAGTAACAGTGGATATATTCTCGGGGGAACATAAAAAGGAGGAATTCTCAGCGCTTAACCCCAATTGCAAGATCCCGGTTCTCTCGGACGGAGATTTCGTCATGTGGGAGTCAAATGCGATACTTTTTTACTTGGCGAAGAAGTTCTCTCCGAATCCCTACCTCTCCGATGATCCGGAGACCTACGGTCTGATTGCGCAGTGGACTTTTTTCGGAAAGACGACCGTAGATCCGAACCTTGCTCTTGCGAGATACTTTGCGAAGTTCCTGCCACCTGACCAAGTACCCCCCGGGGCGATGGAGAAGCTTCACGTACAGGGAAACGCAGCGCTTGCGATCCTTGACGATCATCTCTCCCGAACCGAGTTTCTCTGCGGGGACTACTCAATAGCCGACATCGCATGTTATCCCTACACGATGTTTTGCGAGGAAGGGGGTTTTGACTTGGGAGCGTATCCGTCGATCAGAAGGTGGTGCGAAAGCGTCGAGGGAACTCCCAACTTCATTGCTTTTGCCGGTTAGAGCCGGGCGTATTTCATGGAAAAGGAAGTCGAGCTTTTTTTGGAACTGTTGGAGAAGACCCAAGGAGGGGTTGCCTTTACGGGAGCTGGAATAAGCACCGAATCCGGAATCCCCGACTACCGTTCTCCAGGGACAGGCATGTGGGAGAAAATGGACCAGTCGGTGGTCTCGCTTTCCGGATTTTTGAGAAATCCCGAGAATTATTATTCGTACGCCATGGAATCCTATCCTGTGAGGGCGGCCGCCGAACCCAACGCGGGCCATTACGCGCTTGCGCGTCTTGAGAAAAGGGGCTGGCTCAGGGGTGTTATAACGCAGAACGTGGACGGCCTCCATACAAGGGCGGGTTCTGAGAAAGTGTTTGAGCTTCATGGTTCCGTAAGGCGGGTCGTTTGCCTACAGTGCCGGGAGTACTATCCGATGGCCGACACGATGAGCAGGGTTGCCGGAGGGGAAAATCCTCCTCTCTGCATGCAGTGCGGAGGGATTCTGAAGCCCGACGCCGTTTTTTTCGGAGAGGCCCTTCCCGAAGAGCCATGGGGGGAATCGATTGATCTCGTATCAGACTCAGAGGTGCTCATCGTTATGGGTTCTTCCCTTCTGGTTGCTCCGGCAAGCGGACTTCCCCGTTTAGCTCTTTCCAAAGGGGCCGCGCTTGTGATCATAAACCTGA contains:
- a CDS encoding glutathione S-transferase family protein; protein product: MIRLYEHPLSGNAYKAKLLLHQLSVEYEGVTVDIFSGEHKKEEFSALNPNCKIPVLSDGDFVMWESNAILFYLAKKFSPNPYLSDDPETYGLIAQWTFFGKTTVDPNLALARYFAKFLPPDQVPPGAMEKLHVQGNAALAILDDHLSRTEFLCGDYSIADIACYPYTMFCEEGGFDLGAYPSIRRWCESVEGTPNFIAFAG
- the gyrA gene encoding DNA gyrase subunit A, with the protein product MDTSSRVQTVNIEDEMKESYLSYSMSVIVGRALPDVRDGLKPVHRRILYGMNEVGNVWNRPYKKSARVVGDVMGKYHPHGDSAIYDSLVRMAQDFSMRIPLVDGQGNFGSVDGDSPAAMRYTEVRLSRISSEMLEDLDKETVEFYPNYDGGELEPSVLPTKVPNLLLNGSSGIAVGMSTNIPPHNLGELLDAVVAQIQDPQITVDRLLEIMPGPDFPTGGFVSGRDDIRTAYATGRGIVRMRARVRIEKQKKGDREVIIVTELPYQVNKARLAQKIAELVREEKIKGISDIRDESDREGIRLVIDVKSGEHAQVVLNQLYKHTQMYTSFGIIMLALVRNQPKVLSLKELLAHFVEHRKEVITRRTQYELRKAEERLHILEGFKIALDNLDEIVELIKGSESPAAAKAGLVRTFTLSERQAQAILEMRLQRLTALERDKILEERRELIATVARLKEILGSEKLILDLAVEELTELREKFGDARRTEIVEDVGEISIEDLITDEEMVVTTTYGGYIKSIPLSVYRNQRRGGRGRTGMSTRDTDFVNDLFTASRHNSILFFSSLGRCYWLKVYQIPEASPTARGRAMVNLLNLDKGEKVAAVLPVKDFAEDVSIVMATRNGIVKKTKLRAYSNPRVGGIKALNILEGDELVGAALASEDDEVLLTSRNGQAIRFKGTDVRNMGRVSTGVKGIRLREGDEVVSLEVIRNQNAQILTITEMGYGKCTLISEYRITKRGGVGVKTVNITERNGRVVGGFQVDDDTEIMLISNQGGKIIRTSVSEIRNTGRAAQGVKVINLEPEELVAAVAKVAEGD
- a CDS encoding PaaI family thioesterase, with translation MIKEVENVLSGFPGYNCFACGPHNEHGLRLKFFHDQETDEVFTTISAEEHFCGWPGIVHGGVQCALVDEVSFWAMFNETRKIAFTAKIDITYMKKVPSGTMLDVRAKIKEIRGRRVEVDSVIRDEDGTELASAAVTYVFPRKETLRQILGPELLSEEFLQYVRD
- a CDS encoding NAD-dependent protein deacylase, whose translation is MEKEVELFLELLEKTQGGVAFTGAGISTESGIPDYRSPGTGMWEKMDQSVVSLSGFLRNPENYYSYAMESYPVRAAAEPNAGHYALARLEKRGWLRGVITQNVDGLHTRAGSEKVFELHGSVRRVVCLQCREYYPMADTMSRVAGGENPPLCMQCGGILKPDAVFFGEALPEEPWGESIDLVSDSEVLIVMGSSLLVAPASGLPRLALSKGAALVIINLMETPFDDEADMVIRRRIGEFFEETGI